A region of Burkholderiales bacterium JOSHI_001 DNA encodes the following proteins:
- a CDS encoding short-chain alcohol dehydrogenase like protein (PFAM: short chain dehydrogenase) — MGIDFSGRVAIVTGAGGGLGRCHALALAARGARVVVNDLGAAQAVVDETRAAGGQALASSASVTDMAAVQAMVDEAVAAWGGVDILVNNAGILRDKSFAKMDLADFRQVVDVHLMGAVHCCKAVWPHMVAAQYGRIVMTTSSSGLYGNFGQSNYGAAKMALVGLMQTLSLEGAKANIRVNCLAPTAATRMTEGLLPAEVLALLKPEAVTPALLWLASEGGPNRVIACAGAGSFEAAHITLTNGMHLGTGADVPEQLAAAWARVSDRQGETVPDAGAAQGRNELAMALRSPS, encoded by the coding sequence ATGGGCATCGACTTCAGTGGCCGCGTGGCCATCGTCACCGGCGCGGGCGGAGGCCTGGGCCGCTGCCATGCGCTGGCCTTGGCTGCACGCGGCGCGCGCGTGGTGGTGAACGACCTGGGCGCGGCCCAGGCGGTGGTGGATGAAACTCGCGCCGCGGGCGGCCAGGCCCTGGCCAGCAGTGCGTCGGTCACCGACATGGCGGCGGTGCAGGCCATGGTGGACGAGGCCGTCGCGGCCTGGGGCGGGGTGGACATCCTGGTGAACAACGCCGGCATCCTGCGCGACAAGAGCTTCGCCAAGATGGACCTGGCCGACTTCCGGCAGGTGGTGGACGTGCACCTGATGGGCGCGGTGCACTGCTGCAAGGCGGTATGGCCGCACATGGTGGCGGCACAGTACGGCCGCATCGTGATGACCACCTCGTCCTCGGGCCTGTATGGCAACTTCGGCCAAAGCAACTACGGTGCGGCCAAGATGGCCTTGGTGGGTCTGATGCAAACCCTGTCGCTGGAAGGCGCCAAGGCCAACATCCGGGTGAACTGCCTGGCGCCCACCGCGGCCACGCGCATGACCGAGGGCCTGCTGCCGGCCGAGGTGCTGGCCCTGCTGAAGCCCGAGGCCGTGACGCCTGCCCTGCTGTGGCTGGCCAGCGAAGGCGGCCCCAACCGCGTCATTGCCTGCGCCGGCGCAGGCAGCTTCGAAGCCGCGCACATCACCCTGACGAACGGCATGCACCTGGGCACCGGTGCAGACGTGCCCGAACAACTGGCCGCCGCCTGGGCCCGGGTGAGCGACCGCCAAGGCGAAACCGTGCCGGATGCCGGCGCGGCGCAGGGCCGCAACGAGCTGGCCATGGCCCTGCGCTCACCGTCCTGA
- a CDS encoding diguanylate cyclase (GGDEF) domain-containing protein (PFAM: 7TM diverse intracellular signalling; GGDEF domain; 7TMR-DISM extracellular 2~TIGRFAM: diguanylate cyclase (GGDEF) domain) — protein MAAFWALLLCLAMGGAAAAEAESLPELTLSRAMPSAPAWPAVRVLADPMEQLDSRGALAALPRFQRPDGPHANLGARAGATWLHLWLKLDADAPGQWLAWLDYALLWRVDLQVYDAAGRLVHDAVLGASVPFAQREQATRALSTLLQLQPGQRYQVLLRVATPTATLLPLHFMQPAALGVAESREQALQGVMTGLWLFMIIYSLATWAHRRQGIFLAYAGSLLASWGFTLSFFGHGAQYLWPQHAWPAMNGAALCATLMIAANVHFFIGALDMRSHAPRSARALRVTGALAALLAVMFALDLAPYAAAAGGGMLLGLLHLLMVLPVAVARVRQGDRAAAYLLAGCVTNIAGITAVSALLRGVLPVNFLSQHAVQIAFAAEMVWWLMVLGARLEQLREAAAHAQRQHDRLHALAHTDALTGLRNRRGLEVALEDRAARGPLALFMLDLDSFKPVNDRWGHDSGDELLRQVGARLASSVRPTDVVARLGGDEFVVSVRGLRDAAHAEQVGRKLRAQFDAEFDLGDGRQCHVGATVGFAFALEPGPEPAHLLRAADAAMYRGKQAGKNVVMAAVA, from the coding sequence ATGGCGGCGTTCTGGGCGCTGCTGCTGTGCCTGGCCATGGGTGGGGCCGCGGCGGCCGAAGCCGAATCCCTGCCGGAGCTGACCCTGTCGCGCGCCATGCCGTCGGCTCCCGCCTGGCCCGCGGTGCGGGTGTTGGCCGACCCGATGGAACAACTGGACAGCCGCGGCGCGCTGGCGGCCCTACCGCGATTCCAGCGCCCTGACGGGCCCCACGCCAACCTGGGCGCGCGCGCCGGCGCCACCTGGCTGCACCTGTGGTTGAAACTGGATGCCGACGCGCCCGGCCAATGGCTGGCCTGGCTGGACTACGCCCTGCTGTGGCGGGTGGACCTGCAGGTGTACGACGCGGCCGGCCGGCTTGTTCATGACGCGGTGCTGGGGGCCAGCGTGCCCTTCGCGCAGCGCGAGCAGGCCACGCGCGCGCTGAGCACCCTGCTGCAACTGCAGCCCGGCCAGCGCTACCAGGTGCTGCTGCGCGTGGCCACGCCCACGGCCACGCTGCTGCCGCTGCATTTCATGCAGCCGGCGGCCCTGGGCGTGGCCGAGTCGCGCGAACAGGCCTTGCAGGGCGTGATGACCGGGCTGTGGCTGTTCATGATCATCTACAGCCTGGCCACCTGGGCGCACCGCCGCCAGGGCATCTTCCTGGCCTATGCCGGGTCGCTGCTGGCGTCCTGGGGTTTCACGCTGTCGTTTTTCGGCCATGGGGCACAGTACCTGTGGCCTCAGCACGCCTGGCCGGCCATGAACGGCGCCGCGCTGTGCGCCACCTTGATGATTGCAGCCAACGTGCACTTCTTCATCGGCGCGCTGGACATGCGCAGCCATGCGCCGCGCAGCGCCCGCGCCCTGCGGGTCACCGGTGCGCTGGCGGCCTTGCTGGCGGTGATGTTCGCGCTGGACCTGGCGCCCTATGCGGCGGCGGCCGGCGGCGGCATGCTGCTGGGCCTGCTGCACCTGCTGATGGTGCTGCCCGTGGCGGTGGCGCGGGTGCGCCAGGGCGACCGGGCGGCGGCCTACCTGCTGGCCGGTTGCGTGACCAACATCGCCGGCATCACTGCGGTGTCAGCCTTGCTGCGCGGTGTGCTGCCGGTGAACTTCCTCAGCCAGCATGCGGTGCAGATCGCCTTCGCTGCGGAAATGGTGTGGTGGCTGATGGTGCTGGGTGCGCGCCTGGAACAGTTGCGCGAGGCCGCGGCGCATGCGCAGCGCCAGCACGACCGCCTGCATGCGCTGGCCCACACCGACGCGTTGACGGGCTTGCGCAACCGCCGTGGCCTGGAAGTGGCGCTGGAAGACCGCGCCGCGCGGGGCCCGCTGGCCTTGTTCATGCTGGACCTGGACAGCTTCAAGCCGGTGAATGACCGTTGGGGCCATGACAGCGGCGACGAACTGTTGCGCCAGGTGGGTGCCCGGCTGGCGAGTTCGGTGCGTCCCACCGACGTGGTGGCGCGCCTGGGCGGCGACGAGTTCGTGGTGTCGGTGCGCGGCCTGCGCGATGCAGCCCATGCGGAACAGGTCGGCCGCAAGCTGCGCGCCCAGTTCGACGCCGAATTCGACCTGGGTGACGGCCGCCAGTGCCATGTCGGTGCCACCGTGGGGTTTGCGTTTGCGCTGGAACCCGGGCCCGAACCCGCCCACCTGTTGCGTGCCGCCGATGCGGCCATGTACCGCGGCAAGCAGGCCGGCAAGAACGTGGTGATGGCCGCGGTGGCTTGA
- a CDS encoding dinucleotide-utilizing enzyme possibly involved in molybdopterin or thiamin biosynthesis (PFAM: MoeZ/MoeB domain; ThiF family), with the protein MNDDQLLRYSRHILLEEIGVEGQQRLLAGHALVIGAGGLGSPVALYLGTAGVGRITLVDHDTVDVTNLQRQIAHNLSRVGTPKALSAQASIAAINPDVQVTPVVHRADAAFLDEAVAAADVVLDCSDNFKTRHAVNAACVKHRKPLVSGAAIGFDGQISVYDTRDAKAPCYACVFPAEATFEEVACATMGVFAPLVGIIGSMQAAEALKLLAGVPGASLAGRLQMLDARRMEWTEIRMPRQAHCAVCGAQRTN; encoded by the coding sequence ATGAACGACGACCAGTTGCTGCGCTATTCCCGCCACATCCTGCTGGAAGAGATCGGCGTGGAAGGCCAGCAGCGCCTGTTGGCCGGCCATGCGCTGGTGATCGGTGCTGGCGGCCTGGGGTCGCCGGTGGCGCTGTACCTGGGCACGGCCGGCGTGGGCCGCATCACGCTGGTGGACCACGACACGGTGGACGTCACCAACCTGCAGCGCCAGATCGCCCACAATCTGTCGCGCGTGGGCACGCCCAAGGCCCTGTCGGCGCAGGCCAGCATCGCGGCCATCAACCCCGATGTGCAGGTGACCCCCGTGGTGCATCGCGCCGACGCAGCCTTTCTGGACGAAGCGGTGGCGGCGGCCGACGTGGTGCTGGACTGCAGCGACAACTTCAAGACAAGGCATGCGGTGAACGCGGCCTGTGTGAAGCACCGCAAGCCGCTGGTGTCGGGCGCGGCCATCGGATTCGACGGCCAGATCTCGGTGTATGACACGCGCGACGCGAAGGCGCCCTGTTATGCCTGCGTTTTCCCGGCCGAGGCCACCTTCGAGGAAGTGGCCTGCGCCACCATGGGCGTGTTTGCGCCGCTGGTGGGCATCATCGGCAGCATGCAGGCGGCTGAAGCCTTGAAGCTGCTGGCCGGCGTGCCCGGGGCCAGCCTGGCCGGGCGGCTGCAGATGCTGGACGCGCGCCGCATGGAATGGACCGAAATCCGCATGCCCCGCCAGGCGCATTGCGCGGTGTGCGGCGCCCAACGCACCAACTGA
- a CDS encoding ribulose-5-phosphate 4-epimerase-like epimerase or aldolase (PFAM: Class II Aldolase and Adducin N-terminal domain~TIGRFAM: L-ribulose-5-phosphate 4-epimerase), with protein MSQEYDHRREIIANCLKMNSSGLNQGTSGNLSVRWSDGLLVTPSGIAYEQLQPEDIVYMGMDGSFDHPLAPSSEWRFHRDIYLAKPEVNAVVHAHPVHCTALAICGMEIPAVHYMIAFAGGPSIRCAGYHTYGTPELSEAAIEAMQDRNGCLLANHGMIATGASMAKAMWLAIEMETLARQYIVSLQLGRPRLLPDDEIARVAAKFKNYGLKDKPA; from the coding sequence ATGAGCCAGGAATACGACCACCGCCGCGAGATCATCGCCAACTGCCTGAAGATGAACAGTTCGGGCCTGAACCAGGGCACCTCCGGCAACCTGAGCGTGCGCTGGAGCGACGGCCTGCTGGTCACGCCCAGCGGCATCGCCTACGAGCAGCTGCAGCCAGAAGACATCGTCTACATGGGCATGGACGGCAGCTTCGACCACCCGCTTGCGCCGTCCAGCGAATGGCGCTTCCACCGTGACATCTACCTGGCCAAGCCCGAGGTGAACGCCGTGGTGCACGCCCACCCCGTGCACTGCACCGCATTGGCCATCTGCGGCATGGAGATCCCCGCCGTGCACTACATGATCGCCTTCGCCGGCGGGCCCAGCATCCGCTGCGCGGGCTACCACACCTACGGCACGCCCGAGCTGTCGGAAGCGGCCATCGAAGCCATGCAGGACCGCAACGGCTGCCTGCTGGCCAACCACGGGATGATCGCCACCGGCGCCAGCATGGCCAAGGCCATGTGGCTGGCCATCGAGATGGAGACCCTGGCCAGGCAGTACATCGTGTCGCTGCAACTGGGCCGCCCCAGGCTGCTGCCCGATGACGAGATCGCCCGCGTGGCGGCCAAGTTCAAGAACTACGGCCTGAAGGACAAGCCGGCCTGA
- a CDS encoding multidrug resistance efflux pump (PFAM: HlyD family secretion protein) has product MNLKTKIAGAAAAVAVAALLAWAFAPRPVPVEVAQATLGLFETTVDEDGRTRLRERYVVSAPLAGRLQRITLREGDPVEAGATVAQLTPVLSAMLDERSQRELLARMGSAEAGLQRAATRIEAAKVALQQARNEQRRTEQLAQQGFVAPTKVDADRLGVQAAQKELDTAVEGEHIARHDLQQARAALGATRGPGPAGGPGTAFAVKSPVAGQVLKVHQTSETPVALGTPLLEVGDTARMEIVAELLTSDALLAQPGRPVRIERWGGPTVLQGRVRRVEPAAFTKVSALGVEEQRVNVLIDITSAPAEWARLGDGFRVSVRIVTRAEEGVLRVPVSAVFPLPADGNNPSSGMAVFVLDAGRARLRPVTLGGRNGSQAWVQKGLDAGSQVIVYPPAGVADGARVAVRKV; this is encoded by the coding sequence ATGAACCTCAAGACCAAGATCGCCGGCGCCGCAGCCGCCGTCGCCGTCGCTGCCCTGCTGGCCTGGGCCTTTGCCCCGCGCCCGGTGCCGGTGGAAGTGGCCCAGGCCACCCTGGGCCTGTTCGAAACCACGGTGGACGAGGACGGCCGCACGCGGCTGCGCGAACGCTACGTGGTCAGCGCCCCCTTGGCGGGCCGGCTGCAGCGCATCACGCTGCGCGAAGGGGACCCGGTGGAGGCCGGCGCCACTGTGGCGCAACTGACGCCGGTGCTGTCCGCCATGCTGGACGAGCGCAGCCAGCGCGAGTTGCTGGCGCGCATGGGGTCGGCCGAAGCCGGCCTGCAACGCGCTGCCACGCGGATTGAAGCTGCCAAGGTGGCGCTGCAGCAGGCGCGCAACGAACAACGCCGCACCGAGCAACTGGCGCAACAGGGTTTTGTGGCGCCGACCAAGGTCGATGCCGACCGCCTGGGGGTGCAGGCAGCGCAGAAGGAACTGGACACGGCGGTGGAAGGCGAGCACATCGCCCGCCACGACCTGCAGCAGGCGCGCGCCGCGCTGGGCGCCACGCGCGGCCCCGGGCCGGCCGGCGGCCCCGGCACGGCCTTCGCGGTGAAGTCGCCGGTGGCCGGGCAGGTGCTCAAAGTGCACCAGACCAGCGAAACACCGGTGGCGCTGGGCACGCCGCTGCTTGAAGTGGGGGACACCGCGCGCATGGAGATCGTGGCCGAACTGCTGACCAGCGACGCCTTGCTGGCGCAGCCGGGGCGGCCGGTGCGCATCGAACGCTGGGGCGGGCCCACGGTGCTGCAAGGGCGTGTGCGGCGGGTGGAGCCCGCGGCTTTCACCAAGGTCTCGGCCCTGGGCGTGGAAGAACAGCGGGTGAACGTGCTCATCGACATCACCAGCGCGCCGGCCGAATGGGCCCGGCTGGGCGACGGCTTCCGGGTGTCGGTGCGCATTGTCACGCGTGCGGAAGAAGGCGTGCTTCGCGTGCCGGTGAGCGCGGTCTTCCCGCTGCCGGCCGATGGCAACAACCCGTCGTCCGGCATGGCGGTGTTTGTGCTGGACGCAGGCCGTGCCCGCTTGCGGCCCGTGACCCTGGGGGGCCGCAATGGCAGCCAGGCCTGGGTGCAAAAGGGCCTGGACGCCGGGTCCCAGGTGATCGTGTACCCGCCTGCAGGCGTGGCCGACGGCGCACGCGTGGCCGTGCGCAAGGTCTGA
- a CDS encoding ABC-type transport system, involved in lipoprotein release, permease component (PFAM: Predicted permease): protein MKALDRKLLRDLRLMWSQVLTIALVVASGIGGFITTLSAVDSLALARDDFYASGRFADVFASVKRAPDALVESLGRTPGVADVQTTTEMMVRVTLEGASDPIVGQLIGLDRRRQPRMNRLSLRSGRAEDASLSPGRPQSDGAIPAWISETFATAHALKPGSRLSALVNGKQRSIVMAGVALSPEYIFAGLWGMPDQRGFGVFWVDAEVLAAAYDMEGAFNRVAVKLAPSAEERAVIDALQGQLERYGGRQVIGRGDQTSHAMLDNEIKEQRVLGTLLPSIFLGVAAFLLNVVVSRLVATQREQIAALKALGYTNASIAAHYLKMVLAIVGAGFVLGLALGDVLGTLLMGLYAEFFRFPVFHHRIAPALVMVSLGLTVATAVVGTLNAIAATVRLAPAEAMRPPAPGRYRRTLVERLGFTRMGAALRMILRNMERRPWRSSLAVFGVAASVAIVIMGNFFRDAIEVIVDTQFQLVMRNDLAVWTLEAVPDAARGELLRLPGVTAVESSRFVPVTLVHGHRRERSQIRGYASLPVLYRIIDVDQRETLPAGDGLVLTDRLADKLGVRVGDLLQVEVLEGRARTLQLPVDATVREMMGLNAYMNRGALNRALGDGDLSGGFSVAVDRGAEAGVLDATRKMPGVVGAFSKASMLRNMEQVSARNVRIMSTVLTAFAAVIAVGVVYNNARIALAERNWELASLRVLGFTRAEVSAVLLGEMAISIALALPLGMLLGWGLVHLMAGALKSDQFFFPVVIQPRTYAWAAVCVVVAAVASALVVRRRIDRLDMVGALKTRE, encoded by the coding sequence ATGAAGGCCCTGGACCGCAAGCTGCTGCGCGACCTGCGCCTGATGTGGAGCCAGGTGCTGACCATTGCGCTGGTGGTGGCCAGCGGCATCGGTGGCTTCATCACCACGCTGTCGGCGGTGGACTCGCTGGCGCTGGCGCGCGACGACTTCTATGCCAGTGGCCGCTTCGCGGACGTGTTTGCGTCTGTGAAGCGCGCCCCCGATGCGCTGGTGGAATCCTTGGGCCGCACCCCCGGCGTGGCCGACGTGCAGACCACCACCGAGATGATGGTGCGCGTCACCCTGGAAGGCGCCAGCGACCCCATCGTGGGCCAGCTCATTGGCCTGGACCGCCGGCGCCAGCCGCGCATGAACCGGCTCAGCTTGCGCAGCGGCCGGGCCGAGGACGCATCCTTGTCGCCCGGGCGCCCGCAATCCGACGGCGCCATCCCGGCCTGGATCTCGGAGACCTTCGCGACCGCCCACGCGCTGAAGCCCGGCAGCCGCCTGTCGGCGCTGGTGAACGGCAAGCAGCGCAGCATTGTCATGGCCGGCGTGGCGCTGTCGCCGGAGTACATCTTCGCGGGGCTGTGGGGCATGCCGGACCAGCGCGGCTTCGGCGTCTTCTGGGTCGATGCCGAGGTGCTGGCGGCGGCCTACGACATGGAGGGCGCCTTCAACCGCGTGGCCGTGAAGCTGGCCCCGAGCGCCGAGGAGCGCGCGGTGATCGACGCCCTGCAGGGCCAGCTGGAGCGCTACGGCGGGCGCCAGGTCATCGGCCGCGGTGACCAGACCTCGCACGCCATGCTCGACAACGAGATCAAGGAGCAGCGCGTGCTGGGCACCCTGCTGCCGTCGATCTTCCTGGGCGTGGCGGCCTTCCTGCTGAACGTGGTGGTTTCGCGCCTGGTGGCCACCCAGCGCGAGCAGATTGCCGCGCTGAAGGCGCTGGGCTACACCAACGCCAGCATCGCGGCGCACTACCTGAAGATGGTGCTGGCCATCGTCGGGGCCGGCTTCGTGCTGGGCCTGGCCCTGGGGGACGTGCTGGGCACCCTGCTGATGGGCCTGTACGCCGAATTCTTCCGCTTCCCGGTGTTCCACCACCGCATCGCGCCGGCCCTGGTGATGGTTTCGCTGGGCCTGACCGTGGCCACCGCGGTGGTCGGCACGCTCAACGCGATTGCCGCCACGGTGCGGCTGGCGCCCGCCGAGGCCATGCGCCCGCCAGCGCCAGGCCGCTACCGGCGCACGCTGGTCGAACGCCTGGGCTTCACGCGCATGGGCGCTGCCTTGCGCATGATCCTGCGCAACATGGAACGCCGGCCCTGGCGCAGCAGCCTGGCGGTCTTCGGGGTGGCGGCGTCGGTGGCGATCGTGATCATGGGCAACTTCTTCCGCGACGCGATCGAGGTGATCGTGGACACCCAGTTCCAGCTCGTCATGCGCAACGACCTGGCGGTCTGGACGCTGGAAGCGGTGCCCGACGCCGCACGCGGTGAGTTGCTGCGCTTGCCCGGGGTGACGGCGGTTGAATCCAGCCGCTTCGTGCCGGTGACGCTGGTGCACGGGCACCGGCGCGAACGCAGCCAGATCCGGGGCTATGCCAGCCTGCCGGTGCTGTACCGCATCATCGATGTGGACCAGCGCGAAACCCTGCCGGCGGGTGACGGCCTGGTGCTGACCGACCGCCTGGCCGACAAGCTGGGCGTGCGCGTGGGCGACCTGCTGCAGGTGGAGGTGCTGGAAGGCCGCGCACGCACGCTGCAGTTGCCGGTGGACGCCACGGTGCGCGAGATGATGGGGCTGAACGCCTACATGAACCGCGGCGCACTCAACCGGGCGCTGGGCGATGGCGACCTGTCCGGCGGCTTCAGCGTGGCGGTGGACCGTGGCGCCGAGGCCGGGGTGCTGGACGCCACGCGGAAGATGCCGGGCGTGGTGGGCGCCTTCAGCAAGGCCAGCATGCTGCGCAACATGGAGCAGGTCAGCGCGCGCAATGTGCGCATCATGAGCACGGTGCTCACCGCCTTTGCCGCCGTCATCGCCGTGGGCGTGGTCTACAACAACGCGCGCATTGCGCTGGCCGAGCGCAACTGGGAACTGGCCAGCCTGCGCGTGCTGGGCTTCACCCGCGCCGAGGTCTCGGCCGTGCTGCTGGGCGAGATGGCGATCTCGATCGCCCTGGCGCTGCCGCTGGGCATGCTGCTGGGCTGGGGGCTGGTGCACCTGATGGCCGGCGCGTTGAAGAGCGACCAGTTCTTTTTCCCCGTGGTGATCCAGCCACGCACCTATGCCTGGGCGGCGGTTTGCGTGGTGGTGGCGGCCGTGGCCAGCGCCTTGGTGGTGCGCCGCCGCATCGACCGCCTCGACATGGTCGGTGCCCTCAAGACCCGGGAGTGA
- a CDS encoding ABC-type antimicrobial peptide transport system, ATPase component (PFAM: ABC transporter): MRPESAVFCAKDLSKIYRTGEVDVVALQGVTLDIPRGEFVVLLGASGSGKSTLLNILGGLDVPTSGTVSFGDHELTGASEADLTRYRREHVGFVFQFYNLIPSLTVLENVALVTDIAQHPMPAEEAIAMVGLAPRRDHFPAQLSGGEQQRVAIARAIVKRPDVLLCDEPTGALDYQTGKLVLEVIARINTELGTTAVVITHNAAIAGMADRVIHLGDGRIQRIERNEHKLAPSELSW, from the coding sequence ATGCGCCCCGAAAGCGCGGTCTTTTGCGCCAAGGACCTGAGCAAGATCTATCGCACCGGCGAGGTGGACGTGGTCGCGCTGCAAGGCGTGACCCTGGACATCCCGCGCGGCGAATTCGTCGTGCTGCTGGGTGCGTCGGGCAGCGGCAAGAGCACGCTGCTGAACATCCTGGGCGGCCTGGACGTGCCCACCAGCGGCACCGTGAGCTTCGGCGACCACGAACTCACCGGGGCCAGCGAAGCCGACCTCACGCGCTACCGGCGTGAACATGTCGGTTTCGTTTTCCAGTTCTACAACCTGATCCCCAGCCTGACGGTGCTGGAGAACGTGGCCCTGGTGACCGACATCGCGCAGCACCCGATGCCGGCCGAAGAAGCCATTGCCATGGTGGGGCTGGCGCCGCGGCGCGACCACTTCCCGGCCCAGCTCTCGGGCGGCGAGCAGCAGCGCGTGGCGATTGCGCGCGCCATCGTGAAGCGGCCCGACGTGCTGCTGTGCGACGAGCCGACCGGTGCGCTGGACTACCAGACTGGCAAGCTGGTGCTGGAGGTCATCGCGCGCATCAACACCGAGCTCGGCACGACGGCGGTGGTGATCACGCACAACGCGGCCATTGCCGGCATGGCCGACCGTGTCATCCACCTGGGCGATGGGCGCATCCAGCGCATCGAGCGCAACGAGCACAAGCTCGCGCCGTCGGAGCTGTCTTGGTGA
- a CDS encoding response regulator containing a CheY-like receiver domain and an HTH DNA-binding domain (PFAM: Response regulator receiver domain; Bacterial regulatory proteins, luxR family) — MSDTSKARPMKILIVDDHEIVREGLERILARAGQPWAVTAVGDAFKALEVLGREPIDFAIVDLTLPGMSGLDLIKRIRAEYPRVPILVLSMHAEEAYAVRAFRAGARGYITKDGASAELVGAIGQIANGGAYVTPGIAASIVMQLHGSQAAPRHAQLSDRELEVARRLVNGERPTDIGDALHLSVKTVSTHKSRILEKLELPNLAALVRYGLEHGLVAEGSALRASHTADSPDG; from the coding sequence ATGAGCGACACCAGCAAGGCCAGACCGATGAAGATCCTCATCGTCGACGACCACGAAATCGTGCGCGAAGGGCTGGAGCGCATCCTTGCGCGCGCCGGGCAGCCGTGGGCCGTCACCGCGGTGGGCGATGCCTTCAAGGCGCTGGAGGTGCTGGGGCGCGAGCCCATCGATTTCGCCATCGTCGACCTGACCCTGCCTGGCATGAGCGGGCTGGACCTGATCAAGCGCATCCGTGCCGAATACCCGCGGGTGCCGATCCTGGTGCTGAGCATGCATGCCGAGGAGGCCTACGCGGTGCGCGCGTTCCGTGCGGGCGCGCGCGGCTACATCACGAAGGACGGCGCCAGCGCCGAACTGGTGGGCGCCATCGGCCAGATTGCCAACGGCGGGGCCTACGTCACGCCCGGCATCGCGGCGAGCATCGTGATGCAGCTTCACGGCAGCCAGGCCGCGCCTCGCCACGCGCAACTGTCGGACCGCGAACTGGAGGTGGCACGCCGCTTGGTCAACGGTGAACGGCCGACCGACATCGGCGACGCCCTGCACCTGTCGGTCAAGACCGTGAGCACGCACAAGAGCCGCATCCTCGAGAAGCTCGAACTGCCGAACCTGGCGGCCCTGGTCCGCTACGGGCTGGAGCACGGCCTGGTCGCCGAAGGCAGCGCGCTGCGCGCCAGCCACACCGCGGACAGCCCCGACGGGTGA
- a CDS encoding cAMP-binding protein (PFAM: Bacterial regulatory proteins, crp family; Cyclic nucleotide-binding domain), whose product MDTIAPSFEQPTSPSSGFESQTEPKAAPPGPRLSDMFELLCAQPDTAGAAHVVHVSQLRRGGHVFREGARAEFLHIVRSGWFKSTRTGIDGYEHVFGFLGRDDVLGFEGLASKWLPCTAEALDVGSVFTVALRDLDVLRRQHPALDQALQQALAKQLLRATETADMVAAVSSEVRLARFLVWMSQRMAERGESPRRFLLRMTRREIASLLGVAHETISRGIGLLADRGQIRVDFREIEILDLPGLRASAVSTRRDLSLPAERHAWSAAPRAPVRERMACPA is encoded by the coding sequence ATGGACACCATTGCCCCCTCGTTCGAACAACCGACGTCCCCGTCCAGCGGATTCGAAAGCCAGACTGAACCCAAGGCCGCGCCGCCTGGACCCCGGCTGAGCGACATGTTCGAGTTGCTCTGCGCCCAGCCCGACACCGCCGGTGCGGCACACGTGGTGCATGTCAGCCAGCTGCGCCGCGGCGGGCACGTCTTCCGGGAAGGCGCAAGGGCCGAGTTCCTGCACATTGTGCGTTCGGGCTGGTTCAAGTCCACACGCACGGGCATCGACGGCTACGAGCATGTGTTCGGCTTCCTCGGGCGCGACGACGTGCTGGGCTTCGAGGGCCTGGCGTCGAAGTGGCTGCCCTGCACTGCCGAGGCCCTGGACGTGGGCAGCGTGTTCACGGTGGCGCTGCGCGACCTCGATGTCCTGCGCAGGCAGCATCCGGCGCTGGACCAGGCGCTGCAGCAGGCGCTGGCCAAGCAGTTGCTGCGTGCCACCGAGACCGCCGACATGGTGGCAGCGGTTTCGTCGGAAGTGCGGCTGGCGCGCTTCTTGGTCTGGATGTCGCAGCGCATGGCCGAACGCGGTGAATCGCCGCGGCGCTTCCTGTTGCGCATGACGCGGCGCGAGATCGCCAGCCTGCTGGGCGTGGCGCACGAGACCATCAGCCGCGGCATCGGCCTGCTGGCCGATCGGGGCCAGATCCGGGTGGATTTCCGCGAGATCGAGATCCTTGATCTGCCCGGCTTGCGCGCCAGCGCCGTCAGCACACGGCGCGACCTGTCGCTGCCCGCCGAGCGGCACGCGTGGTCGGCCGCGCCGCGCGCACCGGTGCGCGAACGCATGGCCTGCCCGGCCTAG